The genomic window TTATCCTTAGTTCCAAGTTATTTACGCTGTTCATACGCAGAAGTTGGTAAGGCAAGAAAAGTGCAACCCACTAATGATAAAACCGGAAACTGCACTGATAATAATCATTACAGCACGCACACCCACACCCACACCcataacaacaacaacatCAATAGCAATAGCAATAGCAACGGCTACACTAACTTTACTTATGAGAAAAAGCCTAAAAATAATGCgctttatataaatatattaaataaagaccctttatttatcattaagtatgtaaataagaataaattaattttcgAACAGGATAACGAATTGAGGGAAgcgaaattttttttttacaaatttgctaaatatttaaaagaaaactCTTTTTATTGCTATGAGTTTTACATTAGGAGTAAACTATTTTCTGCTTATATGAatcataataatgaaataaggGAAATGGTTACAAGAAGTAAACTCAACTACTCAAAATATAAGGTAAATCCTTCCTAcgatatttattattcaaaCGACAAAATTacgaattataataaatgtaaagtATATCCCATTACAAACAGCGGTAGCTTTGTTAGACGCTTCCTTAGTAGtgataagaaaaaagacATGTTAgcatttttcataataagtAAGATATTAAAGGGTATACAGAGTAacgatatattttttccagtatatttattactaaGAAGCAGTgctgaatataaaaaatatatggaaaaatatatgtttcttttttcattaagtGATAGAACACATAACATGAGCAAATATTTTACTAGAATGAATCTAATGAATTACAAAGACATAAATAGTTTTCTATTTaggcatatatgtataaaagcATCATGCCGTTCGGATGACATACTAAACAAAGTAGTTATTAATTATTCCATAATGAATCAGAAttacttaaattttatatatcatgtATTACATAAAGGAACAGCATGTagatattttaatatgaCTCAATCTTATATCAATTTTAgcaattattatgtaaatgacatagaaatgataaataataatacttcaTATATCCATATGTGCACTAATTGTAGCAAAAtagcatataataattttagagATAATTTCTTTACACATTTATACTGTGTATGCATGAATgaacaatttttaataataaatgaaattcaAAGGAAAAAAGTCAATAGCTATTATGCACTTTGGATTGATAGTTGTAagaacaatttatttttgttaaagtTATTTTCCGAGTTGTACGATGAAGACAAAAAAAGTAGAGGTGGAGGGGAACTAAGAGATTCGTGTATAGATATTTCATACATAATGagactaaaaaaaattaggaagttaataataaaatttagctCCTGCAAGGAGAAATTTTTTGATTGGGACTATGTGAAATCGTATTTATTTAGTAACTTTGGGGGTAATAGAGACGATGAGAAGGGAAATGAGCAGTTAAGTACGGAAAAGGGGAGTGAAAAGGGAGATTGTGAGAAGAACTACTGTGAGAAGTACGACAAGTATGTTGGCCTAATATTAACCCATCTAACATTTTTGCAATATGTAAAAACGTTGTTCATGTACAATACACTTAACGGTATGCTTAATTCCTTCCgatttacatttaattataatattaacaaacaGTGTAATGAGAGCGGAGACTTATACATAAGAAACGattttaaagtaaaaaataagttattatttctttttaagaatttattttttttttattatgaaaaagaaattttgaaaaaaatgctATTATTAACACATTTTCAATCAGGAGAAAAGgttaatttaattaagcaagacgaaaaaaatatgaagtcAAAATATAAGACTAGTACTTGTTCGGGTTTGTTTGAAAAGTACACTATAGGATATACCGAAACGACTCATGACGGTAATTTTTATTGTGATAGTAATGTGATATATGATGATAGACAGAACGAAGGGATTATACACGTAGCGCGATGTATTAGCAGTACtagtgaaaatgaaaattttaacgAAGTAAATTCTCTTAAGGGAAACGTCTCAACAAAGTTCGACTTACACATTTATGACTTCACTGCGAAGATTcctgtacatatgtatgctcTTATTTATCGAAATAtactaaattatttttttgaaaaaaaagaacatacCAATTTAAAAGTTATCCTTTTTTCCCTGTTTCTCCAtttgtacaaaaaaataccTGAAATAATTTCAGTACATTTAACtgcattttataaaatgcatatatataataaacatacaaGAAGAACGAATAGATTATTCTTCTCCATGTTGTGCACGGAAGGCGTTAGTGGTATGGGTAGTGGTTTAGGTAGTAGTATGGGTAGTGGTTTAGGTAGTAGTATGAGTAGTGGTGTGGGTAGTGGTATGACTGGAGGTATGGTTAATATCATGAATAATAGCATGGATAATAACACTGGTGGAGATATTGGTAGCAGTAGTGAcgatatatttgaaaaaaagggGGAGCATAAAAACGTAATAAATGTATGGGAAAAAAGacctaatataataaattccCATTTTGAGGGAAAGTATTCGGGGGTTGAAATAGAATTTAACAAAggtaaagaaataataaatgagaTAGGTgatatttttccatattcaTCTTTTACAAAAGGAAGAAATGTTTACATGGAAAATAACGAGTTTGTTAACTCATCACATAATGGCGATTttcatgatatatataaaaaaaagaataggACCATCTCTCAATTTTTTATGCGCacaaaaaattcaaattttttattttgtctaGACTTTAACAATAGTGTAACAAATTTGTTAAATTCTATtgagttaattttttcaagaaTATTTCATACAATATTGTCTTACGTAAAATACACAGTGAaggtttataaaaaaaaaaagaaattttttagctgtataagaaaaggaaaagagaaaaaaataagtaaagaAGAGAATGCAGTTGAACAGATAAACggattcattaaaattaatgtaaatGAACCATGCAAGTTAGATGAGTTATGgaagaataaatttttattttttttaattttcctaaATGAGCTAGTTCTCTATTTGAATAATGAGTGTGAACAGAGTAATCCATTTatgacatattttttttttcgtatgcATTTAATGTCAACCCCTCACACATACATTACTAGGGGAGTTGAATTATATACCAAGAATTTGATAgaagaagaattaaaaaaaatatatataatatttgcaCATTTCTACtgttatttgtatataaaaaagaaaataaaattaacgaAGGATGTAGAGGAATGTGTAAAAAAGCATATGTCCATGACAAACAATTTGAGAGGGAATATCCTTGATAATTTTCATGCATTTCATTTTGAAATGTTAATAGAATTTTTATCcaattttaccatttttctAAACAGAATTATTCAAAACAGAAACAAAAATGAGAATATTGGTAATAGCTTCTTTAgtgattttataaaatataaatcctATTCATCAGTAAACGAATTACaacatgttaatatatatatagaagaTAAACAATCACACAATTTaatatcatataataaaatagcgAATTTTTCTAAAAGCGCGTACACAATTACCATTGATAATAATTCTACAAAAATTGTtaccattatttttatgaacggTCAGGTAATTTCTTATCGTGTTAAATGTGGACAAGATTTAAGAATAGATAAGTACATTTATGACATTTTTGATTTCACATTTTGTATACTCGGCAAGGGGAAGGTAACTGGAACTACTCCTTATGATAAAATTccatataataatgtttttaaaaaggtagaaaatattgtaaaagtTAAAGTAAATGGAGGAAGAGGAGAAGCAGAAGCAGAAGCAGAAACAGAAGCAGCAGCAGCAGcagtaaattataaaaaacgCGTGGATAACGAGCATTTTGAAGAAGGGAAAacaccattttttttctttttccatcATAGAAGAGGTGCGCCTATACATTTACctgatataatatatttatcgaACATGGTAGGTATagttaaaaagaataaaagtgTAACCACCATTTTGTCTTTAATAAATGAggaggataaaaaaaaatttgacaAAAATTTCAATGAGAAATTCTTAAAAAGGGTTAAGAAGTATGATAAGGAGAGGGTTCCTCTCAAAATATACAGTAAACATATTAGCAGTAATTTGttgtatgataatattaacaaacaAAGACAAAATTATAAGGAAGGGGAATTTCGAGATAGTGTAAAAAAGCAAATGACCCCACTGATGACAGAAAAACAACATAAGCATAGAATTAAGAAAGTAATGAAGGAGAGGATGTTAAGAGAAGTTTATTAcgaattaaaagaagaatatgaaaaatatatacatagtgTTAAactatacatacatatgctaagtaataacaataaagaatattttgaaaatagaaaaatgtaCACATCATCTTTAATAGTTAATAgttgtataaattttataacaaAAGTTGGTCATAGACatttaagtaatattttatatgattaCATTAATCAcgatattataaatattgacCTGAATGTATCATTTCAAAGGGGTATTTATTTACGTAAACCTGAAGTGGTACCCATAAGAGTAACAGACATTTTTTGGAATGctacaatttttaatttttctagctctttttttatttataatttaaatgaaatatcaTCTATTTTGTGTGAATATAAAGACTACTACTTAAGGAATTTTCatcaattctttttttatcctttttattataacgaaaggaaaaaaaattttgactTATTGCATAGTGCTGACTTCCTTTTTTGCGAATACTCtataaataagaattatCATCCAGAAAGGAATTACGAAGCACATCTTTCAGATGATTTCTTGTCGTTAATTTATTCCATGTCCAACTTAtttaatagtatatatatgaatcaCACCTTCATaattaagaatataaatGAGTGTAAAAAGGGCATAGGAATGTGTCCACATTTCTACTCGACCTATTGCAACAATGGAAAACTAAAGATGAAAATAGCTAAACTGTTAGGAAGCCAATTGTATCTCCTCCATTTTGGTAAAATCATAAACAATTCGGATCATTATGTTAAGAAggaattttcaaaaattagtCGCTCTTTGTGCAAGCACGAATTtttaacaaaacaaaaaaaaaaagaggacgAGAAAGGTTTGAAATATAGAACGTTATATATTCAACAGGAAGAAGCATCAGATAAAAAGCAATGTAGTATTGAATTACAagaatattcttttattctcCCAAGCTCAAACTTTAATGATAGCATTTTTAATGATACAGAAAAAGATGTTATAGAAATTAGCTTTAAAAAGGATGCAAAAAGTTTGCTAAAAGAAACACCGTTATATAGTTTAAATAAGTTaagcaaaatatttaaattaaaacaagtaattaataatgtttatttgttaaaatgcGAAAAATACacgaaaattttatttagaatTTATTACAAATTTAATTCAGTACAGcaaatacatacaaaaaatttcccttttgcaaaaatgtatattgaAGAATGTGTTAGAATTAATTATAGCAATTATAACAATGAtgataaaaaggaatatataaaaaatattacacaaATATTATGCCATAATTTCTTTGTAATAGAAAGTATGGTAACCCAAAATAGGAAGAAAAGTTATgagtattatatttacttcatgtcttttctgttttattccctttcttttattaatttaaaaaaaattataaaaaaatatatatcacataAGACAAAGAATTTTaggaaatattatttaaaagaacatttttttttccccataGTAAAAGGGGGATATTTGAGAAAAGTATTAACATACATAAGTTCATATCtttatcatataaaatataacaatatcatatattatgtttcaAACCTAGCGGATCagtatagtaaaaaatactcgaataatatgttattacCTAATGAAGAAATACTGAACGAACAGAAGCAGGTTGAATACTGTTTAGAAGATGCTACACATGTTATAAACAGTAAGccttttgaaaaaataaaaaattacttaaatattattaatgaactaataaaaagtatagaTCATATGTtccatataattataagaaGATATACACGCATATTGAATGTAATTATAACGTATTCTACCATGTTTATATTcctgtatttaaaaaatagtcatatgaaaattgaagaaagggaaaaaatattttattctcattataacaattttaatataaaatatgattttttacATGAAcgttttaataattttcccTTAAGAGAACGCATTCACACGTATtacatttcttttaaaattttgtacatattaaaatacatacaatatTTCCTTTGCAATAATTATTACAAGTATTATTCAGCCGTAGTGCAACTAATAGAACAGTTCGGCAAAGGAAGAAGAGACGAACCTTTTTACAAAAAGAATTGCACTAAATGTAGCTGTGAGACAGCTATAAAATTCGTGAGAAAGGAAAAGAACTACAAAACAATATACAAACGGggtagagaaaaaaatacggGAAAAAAAGGGGGGGAAATATTGTTAGAAAAATGGAATAGAAACAGCAAGAAAAATAGgcataaaaaatggaataaaaaatggaataaaaaatgcTCTAGGCACCTTCACAAGATAACTGCTAAAAGTAATATTAAGCAAATTTACGCAATTTCACATTCATTCcataatgcaaaaaatattacgaaTTATATCAACTTTTTAATGTACATTTTAAGCAAAAACAgtataaggaaaaatattatgaagcAAATAAGTCGtttatataaacacataaaATCTTTGTTCAGTATAAGCATATCaagtaatgaaaaaaaaaaaaaaatcaatattGTACAATCGTACcttaaaataacaaaattatataaattttatgatatgaatatatataataagaaaaacataactcataatatatataaaaaacaaaaaaaagacttatttttttacaaaccATATTATTCATCCAAAAGGTTTTTATACCACGAAAAAGAATTCAGTTACTCAGAAGACAATTCATGTGATAgtgtaaattataatgaacCAGAAAATGTACGAAACTTTCGAAGAAAATTAATTAGAAGAAGTAATAATCGAAGGTGTAATAATCAACTTTTAAATACTAAGAAAGAGGGAAATGTTCACAGGGAAAACATAGAAAGAAGTAGAATAAATACACATGCAATTTATTTTgcacgaaaaaaaaaaaaagatagcATAATATCCTTTGagaaatttcaaaatataagaaaattacACCTTGATATAGAAGATCAGAAGTTATGTTATAACgatttaaatatgttatattacatgaataattttcaaaataatacaggtgttcattattttaatgaaaaaaacttTTACAAGGGGGAAGATTATGATGACGTATTGTTATCTTCGAAAAGTTTGATATCTTcgaattattatatacaaaaagatttaacgaaagaaaaaaagaaaagaaaaaatgataatttatactttttaagtaaaggaaatatatttcaGCATGTATATTACGTGTCTAAATCGTCAAAATATTTGTCCAAAATGCATCAGGGATGGACACCCTGGCTGTAACCTTTTTTTCCAGTTTATCTTATTTCGTATTTCCTATTACTTATTTCGTATTTCCTATTACTTATTTCTCGTTTCCTATtacttaattattatttattttttacgttttacattttattttttactttatactttttctttttttttttccagttCATGTTTTTGTttagaaattattaaaaaaacagtCGGATCCTTTTAGTGTTTCTCCGTATATTGTTTTTACCTAAttaatgcatttatatatatatgtgtatgtacatgtatgtatatgtatgtatgcgtaCTGAGTGCATAtagtagtatatatatattaacggCTTAGTTTCATGCACGTATTTATTCGTGAATTTACGTAGTCAAGTAATACACTTATAAAGGCTCccactttttatattacacaTTTGAACACGTTAGTGATACATGACATGATTGCTTACAATTTTACAAGGATATGTACTCCGAACGTTCTTATTctgtattaatatttatttattatatattagagtaaagcttcttttttctttttttttttttccataaaatttatacttagaatttaaaaaaatatatttgtacaatttataatttataagttaattttttgttaatttgtttgtgttaattcatatattttaattcataccaaaaaaatgcataaatacttattttaaattttgtatatgaaaatattaaatgcatcattttatatatttttaattttttatgtactcTTCGCATGTAACAAAGAGGAAAACGAAcgtgaaaaaattatgtaaatatgtctACACAAGAACTAAAAAGGTATTAAGGATTTatcaaaataacaaaaaaaaaaaaaaaaaaaaactatatatatatatatataaaataaaataaaataaaataaacgaaagtaaacgaaaattaaaaataagaaaaacataaaaaataagggaAAAAGAATGAAGTGGGCAATATTTCaacacattttattattataagcgtgcataataaaaacaaacgATTTGCATCATGTTTCTCTCTTATGGAGATCCCAGTAGGCATATGTACAAGCACAAAGATATACTCGCGTATTCATGCATGAGCGAActtacacatacacatatatatgcatatacatatatatatatgtgcgtgCGCGTACACATAATTTCGGTTACAGATACACTTTCTAATTAATTCAACGGACGGATAGAAACATCCCCCCTGCGTTGTtcacgaaaaaaaataagacaAGGATTTGATATATGGAAATACATTCCATTTCATAATTCTTCTTTATGgggtaaaaaatatacacgtatatgagtatatatatatatatatatatatatatatatatatatatatatatatatattatatacacatatatatgtaccaaCCCATACACATATTTGTCAAAAATTAGccaaatattgaaaaatgtaataacttaaaataaataaaataaataaatattactaacGTTATAGCGGCTAGACACCAAGTGAATTTCTGTTGCTTCACATTATGATATGTTTTCTTTAGTTCCTTTGCGCTATTAAAGGCATTTACATTAGTAtcatatacattattattcaagatttcaatattttctttttgagTAAAAACAAGATTAGCTAAATCCTTGAAAACTTCTTGTGCTTGTACCACTTGGccttgtatttttttaattccctCAAATCTTTCATTAGCTATTTCATGTTCAATTAAAAGatcattttcattaaattgaTCTAATTCATAATCATATAAATTCGAAGATTCAATAAAATCATCATTATTTACATAACTTTTctctaaatttaaaataaaattatcattgGCAAAATCACTGgaaacaaatttattatttttctttttatttaaagaaatgttatttatgttattattataatgcaTCTCACCATTTTCAATATTTGGTAATTCATTAGCTGCTTTTTTTACATTCACagatatattttctaatttatttacttcatttttaaaatgtatatttaacttttcaaaaatatacttttttttttgcttttcaAAAGGATTTTCAGCAAATTTTATTTCCCATTCacgaaataaattttctgtCTCGATTACTTTAACATAAATTTGTTGTATTTCTTCATGTAATGCTTCTATAATTCTTTTTGAtattaaattgttttttaagttttctaaattttcttctgcatatatcatattttttttaataagcaatatattatctttaattttcttttcattattgtCTTCTTTTCCTTCCTCTACGTATGTAATCTTTGCCCTTTCATAATTCTTATATGACATTTTTTTCACACATTTATGGGCGTTCAAGAGGGTGTAAAATtgtgtaataaaaaacaaaaaaaaaaataaaaaagagaaatagaGAAGTGATGTGAAGTTATAAAATGAGAAGAGAATCGATGAGATGGTAAAGCTGGAAAATgggatgaaaaaaaaaaaaaaaaaatataaaaatatttttatatatttttcataaaccAAAGTATATGGTTAAAATGGGCATGCACGTGTACTAATTTATCTCGGACAGAAacataattcatatattattgaCAAATGCCAAATAATAcacaaaatgaagaaaaaggaacaaaaaaattatttgtccTGTATTTTTTCAGCTGTATATCCATAAATAcgttatatgtacatgtatacatgtatacataaatatatatatatacataaattcgTAAATATCTGCATAAATGggtaaataatgaaaaattgaatgaacgaatatgtatatttatataattgtgtatatgtatatatgtatatgggtatatgtgtatatgggtatatgtgtatatgggtatatgtgtatatgggtatatgtgtatatgggtatatgtgtatatgggtatatgtgtatatgggtatatgtgtatatgggtatatgtgtatatgggtatatgtgtatatgtgtatatgtgtatatgggtatatgtgtatttgcgtatatgtgtatatgggtatatgtgtatatgggtatgtgtatatgggtatatgtgtatttgcgtatatgtttttatgggtatatgtgtatatgggtatatgtgtatatgggtatatgggtatatgtgtatatgggtatatgggtatatggatatatgggtatatgggtatatgggtatatgggtatatgggtatatgggtatatgggtatatgggtatatgggtatatgggtatatgggtatatgggtatatgggtatatgggtatatgggtatatgggtatatgggtatatgtgtatatatgtacatacaaatacaCCAATTTAACTGAAGTTGAGAAAATAATTGCAGTTTTGCGTTTTCTTTTATTCTGcaaaaatgcataaaaaatgtgaagtaaaatataagtatggaacgcaaataaaataaaaaaagaaggaaacaATTCCGTGCAGTactgtacatacatatatgcgtatatgtatatatatttatgtaaatataaatttatttatacatgaaaaatttatacgCTGGTAAAAAACGCTAACACATgttaacgaaaaaaaaaaagaatatatgcaaattttattgtaatcAGAAAACAATTTCATTTCTacatttgaattattttctataagcacaaaattttaaaaaaaacttaaaacatacaatttattttaaaggtaaaaataaaaataaaatttttaaaataaaacaaaaccaataaaaatatgtataaccCGTCCCATAAAAAAgctattaaatgaaaaagcaATTACGCTAACCCAAAATCACCtaatgcaaaaaaattatttatatattcgttAAAAATgtcaaattattaaaaaaacactgaaaataattctaaaataGGCGGACTGTACATTTATGCGCaaatgtacatttatttgtatatatacggCCAAACCATATACTCACtcgtaaaatatatataactggtattttttttaatttatttttttttttaacatagtAGCACGCAATCCAACACGTCCTTTTTGTCAACATTAACGATTTTTTGCGATATATTAAATCTCAATATTTCGAAACAGAAAATCTTAAACACTTCTTATAGATAAGAAGAAATGTAtaccattttatatatacaccaTATAAAAGGATTTAAAGCTTCTTTAtgtagtaaaattaaaaacttaaaaaattttgtttccttttttgtaatatgcAGAATTTGGTTAGTAAATGTTCTACGTTAatggataaaataaaaaaaaatataataagtatGTTAATgataatcataataatgataataattattattgttataataacaATCTTAATGGTATTGACAGTTTtaacagtaataacaatcatgcttttatttgtactttcatttaaaaaaaaaggggaaataaCTGTTATGTGCATAAATGAAATACTGCCAACTTTTCGGTATTTAGAATACATATgttaaaacaaatttaataataaaaatgtttatacaGTTTTACTTATCATTTTGCTGTATGTAGTAAGTCCCATTAAAGAAAAACTTCTTTTAAATAGTTTAAGACAAACAAAAAcaatatgatattttttgttaaacaaaaaaataaaaaaataaaatgatataaaattaaattaaatgaaataagatGATATAACTTGAGGCAAAAATAAACGTAA from Plasmodium malariae genome assembly, chromosome: 13 includes these protein-coding regions:
- the PmUG01_13020100 gene encoding syntaxin, Qa-SNARE family, putative, translated to MSYKNYERAKITYVEEGKEDNNEKKIKDNILLIKKNMIYAEENLENLKNNLISKRIIEALHEEIQQIYVKVIETENLFREWEIKFAENPFEKQKKKYIFEKLNIHFKNEVNKLENISVNVKKAANELPNIENGEMHYNNNINNISLNKKKNNKFVSSDFANDNFILNLEKSYVNNDDFIESSNLYDYELDQFNENDLLIEHEIANERFEGIKKIQGQVVQAQEVFKDLANLVFTQKENIEILNNNVYDTNVNAFNSAKELKKTYHNVKQQKFTWCLAAITLVIFIYFIYFKLLHFSIFG